A single Pagrus major chromosome 19, Pma_NU_1.0 DNA region contains:
- the LOC141014939 gene encoding receptor activity-modifying protein 3-like, whose product MDTNEFAVLKLFVVGILANVWIMRGLSAADSFNIEPTPPRSMKLCNESRLQWEVEVCGEGFKRDMDRIDPQNWCNLTHFIIDYHLFTLCTETKSHSAHCYWPNPLVESYIIRIHKHFFSNCTNGQVVWVDPPDYTLTILILIPVFLTLAMIALVVWCSKRSDILA is encoded by the exons cCAATGTCTGGATAATGAGAGGGTTGTCAG CCGCTGACAGTTTCAACATAGAGCCCACTCCCCCCCGGTCGATGAAACTCTGCAATGAATCCCGTCTGCAGTGGGAGGTGGAGGTCTGTGGAGAGGGCTTCAAGCGGGACATGGATCGCATAGATCCACAGAACTGGTGTAACCTCACACACTTTATAAT tgATTACCACCTCTTCACACTCTGCACAGAGACAAAGTCCCACTCCGCGCACTGCTACTGGCCCAACCCGCTGGTGGAGAGCTACATCATCCGCATACACAAGCACTTTTTCTCCAACTGCACCAATGGGCAGGTGGTATGGGTGGACCCGCCGGATTACACGCTAACCATCCTTATCCTCATCCCTGTTTTCCTCACATTGGCCATGATAGCCCTGGTGGTGTGGTGCAGCAAGAGGAGCGATATCCTGGCTTAG